Below is a genomic region from Melanotaenia boesemani isolate fMelBoe1 chromosome 19, fMelBoe1.pri, whole genome shotgun sequence.
CAGATAATAACAGGAAATGACTTGAGCTATCTGTTTCATGAAGATGTAAAACAATTTTAATTGTAATCAGTGTCTATTTCTACTTATCAAGTAACAGAGGAACAAAATGAAGAAGATACCCGCTACCTCGGTGAGGGTAAACACAGAACAGTGACTTAATTCAAAAGTGAAACTGATCACTGGGTAATGCAACTCTTTCCATCTCTTTCCCTCACAGAAGCTGCTCAGGATGAATCCGGTAAGTTCTAGTTCACCCTACAAAGGTTTATGACTGTAATAGCAGCTGATTCGCCTGTTCAAACGCTTTCAACAGAGGAGGAGCACGTTGAAACTGAGGATGAAAGCACAggtgtgtaaaaaaaatcctgttagGTCTTAAGATGAACGTACGTTTTTCCTTGAACTGCATTCAGCATTGCATAATTGTGAATTTGCTCTCCCGCAGAGGGAGTGGGGAACTCTAATGCTGCAGCACATGAGGGTGAGATGGGTTTTATAGTTCATGTATGAGCCTTTAGGTGGCAGTAaagcacagtttaaaaaaaaaaagtcactgtgACATGAACTGTAATGTTTGAATGGCTGCAATTATTTCTCTTATTAACATGCAGAATCAGAGTCTGAGTCCACTGAGGACACTGATGGTGAGTGCATGAAATgacatattaaactttttattttaaccgcTCTGCAGACATTCttgatttttatcttgtttttgacAGGGAGACAAAGGCGAGGTAAGctgttaacttttatttatttaaacaagttttatgaAGATGAATGATATGTGACAGTCTGACAAAATGTGCCTGCCTTTCTAGAGCACCATGAAACTGTAACAGAGACAGTGGGCAGTTTGGGTaagaataaatggaaaaaaaacaacaaattccTTAGAGAATTAAACTGCCAGTTTTAATGTgccttgttttcctttttcccctGCAGATGAAGTCAGTCAGGATTTGCACAAGGAACAAGGtgacacacaaataataataatagttttaactgttttaatatgattgtTTGTTGGTATACTCCAGACAAACAATGGGCCCAGATTAGAGACTGTGTTTAACATTCTTTGAGGTCAACTGAGAACTACCTGCAGAGACATGATGTGGTGAACTGTTTTGAGCAAAGCAGTGAAATCTAAATTGTGGGTTATGCAATGAACCagatagtaaaagaaaaaaaaacagggtttGGTCAGATCCAGTCTTAGCTAGATTTTAATGTcagaaacctttaaaaaaaacatctttggaATCAAGTCTGTCATAAAAAGCTATTTCAAATTTATAACCTGACAGTAATAATTTTACCAGTTTAGTTTACACAGTCCAAAAGTGCTTGTAAAAAGAGGTATTCAAGTCACCACAAAGTTGGGTTACACTGCTTTGACCTCAAAAATAAGCTATAAGGATTGTTTATTTGAATGCAGTCCTCCTTGCATATGAGTAAATCTAGGACAAGAATCCAGGGCACCCAGAGACGGCTGTCCCCAGGTGCTTATTGTGCTTGATTTATACCGTTTCATCTGCCTCTGGTTATTTTAGGACATAGGATGCACTGTTCCTGCCCTGAAAGATACTGAGGATTGATTTCAAATTGATTTTGGTATAAGTTTGCTAATGCAACAAGGTTATCTTAatttatgaaagaaaatttCAAAGTATGAGTAAATCCTCATGTAGTTTGTAAATTAAATTCAGGCTTTTGTAGAAAATCCTGACCCTTCAGGGATTAAGTGTGTCTAACCGTGGAGGGGAAAAGTaaacaaacgaaaaaaaaaaaaaaaaaaaaataatcacacagGCAGCTACTCATAACTCATCACTTCTCATTCAGGAGTGGTGAGTCATAAAAACCTAGGGGATGTGACTCATGTACTCAGAGAGCCCTGGAAAACTACTGCATTGTGATGTTTGTAAAGCTAGCATAAAGGAATTCTTTGTCTATCCCTGCCTCACAGATGTATTGGAGTGAGAATGCACTGCAGCACGTGGATCCCATCGCTTACTCATCACCTGCTGCCTGAGATTAGCATCAATAAAAGGGAACAATCCCACCTGTCTGTATAACCCGTCTCCTTTTGTTTCATCATTTTCTGCAAAATTTCACAACTGCTCAATGGAACGGTGCTGCTTTATCTTACAGCAAGACACAATTCAAAGCCATGTTTCAGTCAATGTTGAGCTTTCTGACTATATAGTTTCATCATTGCACAAAAGTAACAGACAAGACCAAAAGATGTCTtttacaaatttttattttcacatccaCAACTGTGGACAAGATAATgtgcttaaaaaacatttttggtacctaagggaaaataaaattaaggcAGCTAACTCTAGGCCCGAAATGGATTTGATACTGCAGTCAAGTGACCACACGCTGGTGGCATGCAATATACCGTTTACCTGCTTTTCAAACACAGCTCCATACCAAACCACCCCATTAACTTCCAGTTTTTAAGGTCCTTTTCTTCACTATCTAGAATATTCagagtgagaaaaaaagaggagcaaATTCCACTCAACCATACTGGAA
It encodes:
- the LOC121629565 gene encoding cyclin-dependent kinase 11A-like — protein: MRYLMPLFIFFAVAAVHTALSASLESPEKEEKSAQHDGLTELQKIDLMEFEAAQKAKAAQVNVTEEQNEEDTRYLGEEAAQDESEEEHVETEDESTEGVGNSNAAAHEESESESTEDTDGRQRREHHETVTETVGSLDEVSQDLHKEQDVLE